In Polynucleobacter arcticus, the following proteins share a genomic window:
- a CDS encoding malate dehydrogenase: protein MAKAPMRVAVTGAAGQIGYSLLFRIANGDLLGKDQPVILQLLEIPDEKAQKALAGVMMELEDCAFPLLTGMSAHSDPMTAFKDIDVALLVGARPRGPGMERKDLLSANAQIFTAQGKALNAVAKKTVKVLVVGNPANTNAYIAMKSAPDIPAKNFTAMLRLDHNRALSQLASKLNKPVADIEKLVVWGNHSPTMYPDYRFATVDGKSVKDSINDAAWNKDTFIPTVGKRGAAIIEARGLSSAASAANAAIDHMRDWVLGTNGKWVTMGIPSKGEYGIPAEVIYGYPVICENGEYKMVEGLEIDDFSRERMNHTLNELLEEQAGVKHLLT from the coding sequence ATGGCAAAAGCCCCAATGCGTGTTGCAGTCACCGGCGCAGCCGGTCAGATCGGTTATTCCCTCCTATTTCGCATCGCCAATGGCGATTTACTAGGTAAAGACCAGCCAGTGATCCTCCAGTTGCTTGAAATTCCCGATGAAAAGGCTCAAAAAGCCCTGGCTGGTGTGATGATGGAATTAGAGGATTGCGCATTCCCATTGCTGACCGGCATGTCCGCCCACTCTGATCCGATGACAGCATTCAAGGATATTGACGTTGCATTGTTGGTAGGCGCCCGTCCTCGTGGCCCAGGTATGGAACGTAAAGATTTGCTTTCAGCGAATGCCCAGATTTTTACGGCCCAAGGTAAAGCACTGAATGCAGTAGCTAAGAAAACAGTCAAAGTATTGGTCGTTGGTAATCCCGCAAATACCAACGCTTACATTGCCATGAAATCCGCTCCTGATATTCCTGCGAAAAACTTCACAGCGATGTTGCGCTTAGATCACAATCGTGCACTCTCACAGTTGGCAAGTAAGTTGAACAAGCCGGTTGCCGATATCGAAAAATTGGTGGTTTGGGGTAACCACAGCCCAACGATGTACCCTGACTATCGCTTTGCCACTGTTGATGGGAAGTCGGTAAAAGATAGCATCAATGATGCAGCCTGGAATAAAGATACATTCATTCCTACTGTTGGTAAACGTGGAGCCGCAATTATTGAGGCACGCGGTCTATCTTCTGCAGCTTCGGCAGCGAATGCTGCGATTGATCACATGCGCGACTGGGTTCTTGGCACCAACGGCAAATGGGTCACGATGGGCATACCATCAAAAGGTGAGTACGGCATTCCAGCTGAAGTAATTTATGGCTATCCCGTTATTTGTGAAAACGGTGAATACAAGATGGTTGAAGGTTTGGAAATTGATGATTTCTCACGTGAGCGCATGAATCACACTTTGAACGAATTGCTTGAAGAGCAAGCAGGCGTTAAGCATCTCTTGACATAA
- the sdhC gene encoding succinate dehydrogenase, cytochrome b556 subunit, which produces MVDAQQNVKKDRPVYRNIGLAQLIKYRLPWAGKVSILHRISGATLFLMLPFLLYLFDQSLASEISYQKFQAITGNVLVKIVLLGLIWSFLHHFCAGIRYLLLDLDIGVEKLDANRSAIFVFFLGLALTALVGLKLFGLY; this is translated from the coding sequence ATGGTTGATGCACAGCAAAACGTAAAAAAAGATAGACCGGTTTACCGAAACATTGGTCTTGCCCAATTAATCAAGTACCGCCTTCCTTGGGCTGGAAAAGTATCCATTCTTCACCGGATTAGTGGAGCGACGTTGTTTTTGATGCTGCCGTTCTTACTGTATCTCTTCGATCAAAGCTTGGCCTCGGAGATAAGCTATCAAAAGTTTCAAGCAATTACTGGCAACGTGCTGGTAAAAATCGTACTTCTGGGATTGATCTGGTCTTTCTTGCACCATTTCTGTGCTGGTATTCGCTATTTGTTGTTGGACTTAGACATTGGTGTTGAGAAGCTGGATGCCAACCGTTCAGCAATTTTTGTATTTTTCTTGGGCTTGGCTTTGACTGCGCTCGTTGGCCTCAAACTATTCGGCTTGTACTAA
- a CDS encoding GntR family transcriptional regulator yields MSLISEPIAAFSPLYEQIKALILASLQASEWLPGEAIPSEMELAARYAVSQGTVRKAIDELAAQNLLVRRQGKGTFVATHQEDDWQYRFLRLEPDSGKKLHLKNQFLACENMVSDAHIAQLLNLIAGDPIIRIDRIQSDAGRPIVFEEIWLPEVRFKGLTLDALNAWAGPMYAFYESQYATHMVRAEEKIKAVLANSRLANHLQVTEGAALLSVERVAFTYGNKPVEIRHARYDTSEQHYDNKLN; encoded by the coding sequence TTGTCACTTATATCCGAACCGATTGCCGCATTTAGCCCGCTTTACGAGCAAATCAAGGCATTGATCTTGGCAAGCCTGCAGGCATCAGAATGGCTTCCAGGCGAAGCTATTCCAAGCGAAATGGAGCTTGCAGCCCGTTATGCAGTGAGTCAGGGCACGGTTCGCAAGGCAATCGATGAGTTAGCAGCTCAAAATCTATTGGTACGCCGCCAAGGTAAGGGTACTTTTGTTGCTACCCATCAAGAGGATGATTGGCAGTATCGCTTCTTAAGGCTAGAACCAGATTCTGGTAAGAAACTGCATCTAAAAAACCAGTTTTTAGCTTGCGAGAATATGGTATCGGATGCCCATATTGCGCAGCTACTCAATTTGATTGCAGGTGACCCAATTATTCGCATAGATCGCATACAAAGCGACGCCGGTCGGCCGATCGTTTTTGAGGAGATTTGGCTGCCAGAGGTGCGCTTTAAGGGCCTTACTCTCGACGCTCTGAACGCTTGGGCTGGACCAATGTACGCCTTCTATGAGAGCCAATACGCTACTCATATGGTGCGCGCGGAAGAGAAAATTAAAGCCGTGCTAGCCAACTCCCGGCTTGCCAATCATTTACAAGTTACAGAGGGTGCTGCCTTATTGTCAGTTGAGCGTGTCGCTTTCACCTACGGGAATAAACCAGTAGAAATTCGTCACGCTAGATATGACACTTCTGAACAGCACTATGACAACAAACTCAACTAA